In Gulosibacter molinativorax, a single window of DNA contains:
- a CDS encoding CrcB family protein, with product MSTEILLGVAVFGGLGAACRYIISTLLTENGKWSGPGSIALINVLGSLGLGITVGLAIEGPLLAWLATGFFGGFTTFGTVSVDVVRLAQSGKGWRAAWYSIGQFALAVLFVVAGALLFTMPPQ from the coding sequence GTGAGCACCGAAATCCTGCTCGGTGTGGCCGTCTTCGGCGGGCTCGGTGCCGCGTGCCGCTACATCATCAGCACCCTTCTGACCGAGAACGGCAAGTGGTCAGGCCCAGGTTCGATCGCGCTCATCAATGTGCTCGGGTCACTTGGCCTCGGGATCACCGTGGGCCTCGCGATCGAGGGCCCGCTGCTTGCGTGGCTCGCCACCGGGTTCTTCGGCGGTTTCACCACCTTCGGCACGGTGAGCGTGGATGTGGTGCGCCTCGCGCAGTCCGGCAAGGGCTGGCGCGCGGCCTGGTACTCGATCGGTCAATTTGCGCTTGCCGTGCTGTTCGTCGTCGCAGGCGCGCTCCTCTTTACTATGCCGCCGCAGTAG
- a CDS encoding type II toxin-antitoxin system Phd/YefM family antitoxin: protein MTAISASDARKHFAAVIETAQHEAVFVERRGETQAVVVSPAEYERLLKAADEVEDVSAFDEAMDEEGPNIPWEQAKADLGW, encoded by the coding sequence ATGACTGCGATCTCCGCCTCAGACGCGCGCAAACACTTTGCTGCCGTCATCGAAACCGCCCAACACGAGGCGGTGTTCGTGGAACGTCGCGGAGAGACTCAAGCGGTTGTCGTGAGTCCGGCCGAGTATGAGCGACTGCTTAAGGCGGCGGATGAGGTCGAAGACGTGTCCGCATTCGATGAGGCGATGGATGAAGAAGGCCCGAACATCCCGTGGGAGCAAGCTAAAGCTGATCTCGGCTGGTGA
- a CDS encoding PadR family transcriptional regulator, producing the protein MTPPVFGHGELRLVLLTLIAQEPRHGYDLIHALNEHFEGDYSPSAGTIYPRLAKLQEEGLVTKTQDGRKTVYTITEAGRREVEQRREEFERITTERTDEVRTLAQSARAGLAQARRGLREELDQIATQARAAAEEALHRERAAAEAEATAAAQKVAERAAAEAAAKAAAAEAAGRARGVHPDDHTAPRGGFGQTGAAQPGTGAGQQGVGEPGASGPGAEQKGTGQQAPFGVHTLFGKRSAPTVPTTESGSTATGTDAPATAPGASVPGGSTGAPMAGDATGASATGSTDSTGASTSAGSTQATDPLAAAALERSQRIRRVDVALQQFRMELRQDAREANQLGGLDEEIVSELETQLRETRRRLGSLLRVHR; encoded by the coding sequence ATGACCCCGCCAGTCTTTGGCCACGGCGAACTGCGGCTCGTGCTGCTGACGCTCATCGCACAGGAACCGCGCCACGGCTACGACCTCATCCACGCGCTCAACGAGCACTTCGAAGGCGACTACTCGCCTTCGGCGGGCACCATTTACCCGCGGCTCGCGAAGCTGCAGGAAGAGGGACTCGTCACCAAGACCCAGGACGGTCGCAAGACCGTCTACACGATCACCGAGGCCGGTCGACGCGAAGTTGAGCAGCGTCGCGAGGAGTTCGAACGCATCACGACCGAGCGCACCGACGAGGTTCGCACGCTCGCACAGTCGGCACGCGCCGGACTCGCGCAGGCCCGCCGCGGCCTGCGCGAAGAGCTCGATCAGATCGCGACGCAGGCTCGCGCGGCCGCCGAAGAGGCACTCCACCGAGAGCGCGCCGCGGCTGAAGCCGAGGCGACTGCCGCCGCTCAGAAGGTTGCCGAGCGCGCGGCCGCCGAGGCTGCCGCGAAGGCCGCGGCCGCGGAAGCCGCCGGTCGGGCACGCGGCGTACATCCAGACGACCACACCGCGCCGCGGGGCGGCTTTGGCCAGACCGGCGCCGCACAGCCAGGCACCGGCGCTGGCCAGCAGGGCGTAGGCGAACCCGGCGCGAGTGGCCCCGGCGCGGAACAGAAGGGCACTGGGCAACAGGCACCGTTTGGCGTTCACACCCTGTTCGGCAAGCGCTCCGCGCCGACGGTTCCGACCACCGAGTCGGGTTCGACCGCGACCGGCACCGACGCACCCGCAACCGCCCCGGGTGCATCCGTGCCCGGCGGCTCGACGGGCGCACCCATGGCTGGCGACGCAACCGGCGCATCCGCAACCGGCTCGACAGACTCGACCGGCGCATCCACCTCGGCGGGCTCGACCCAGGCGACCGACCCGCTTGCCGCTGCCGCGCTGGAACGTTCCCAGCGCATCCGCCGAGTGGATGTCGCGCTGCAGCAGTTCCGCATGGAGCTGCGGCAGGATGCGCGCGAGGCGAACCAGCTCGGAGGCCTCGACGAGGAAATCGTCAGCGAGCTCGAGACGCAGCTGCGCGAGACGCGTCGCCGCCTCGGCTCGCTGCTGCGCGTGCACCGGTAG
- a CDS encoding fluoride efflux transporter FluC, whose amino-acid sequence MSNPAAHGQAVPTDPPTNPRTPVPDLLRNAGLVFVGGALGALLRAVLIELFPADATSATTLAINLVGSFMLAWLTAALFGRRPRLQFLFGTGFLGGFTTYSALALDVTTRLIRGDMTGLLIAVLSLAGGIALARIGWQLGRLGRRKHPPSEPPTVPGGTAVAP is encoded by the coding sequence GTGAGTAATCCCGCAGCGCACGGCCAGGCAGTCCCGACGGACCCGCCGACCAACCCACGAACACCAGTCCCCGATCTCCTTCGGAACGCGGGGCTGGTGTTTGTTGGTGGTGCGCTTGGCGCGCTTCTGCGTGCGGTCCTCATCGAATTGTTTCCCGCGGATGCCACGTCTGCGACCACGCTCGCGATCAATCTGGTCGGCTCGTTCATGCTGGCCTGGTTGACGGCGGCGCTGTTCGGTCGGCGACCGCGGCTGCAGTTCCTCTTCGGCACCGGATTCCTCGGTGGGTTTACGACCTACTCGGCCCTCGCGCTGGATGTCACCACGCGACTGATTCGCGGCGACATGACCGGTCTGCTCATCGCGGTGCTCTCGCTCGCGGGCGGCATCGCACTTGCGCGCATCGGCTGGCAGCTCGGGCGGCTGGGCCGACGCAAGCACCCGCCCAGCGAACCGCCGACGGTTCCCGGAGGAACGGCGGTGGCACCGTGA
- a CDS encoding antitoxin — MTEDSSGRFQPRPRRETQKRAENDAENFRAELLRIRRRTTAIVENGREQFAEGDPSYDVASMVIIRLAALLERPEFGDAAALLTPDELAAIRTTRNIAAHAGYGSMNDDLFWIAVTRRVPEIIRRLLEA, encoded by the coding sequence GTGACGGAGGATTCGAGTGGCCGATTCCAACCACGGCCACGTCGCGAGACCCAAAAACGCGCTGAAAACGATGCGGAAAACTTTCGCGCCGAGCTGCTTCGCATCCGGCGTCGCACCACTGCGATCGTTGAGAACGGACGCGAACAATTCGCGGAGGGCGACCCCAGCTACGACGTCGCGAGTATGGTGATCATCCGTCTCGCGGCGTTACTTGAACGCCCCGAGTTCGGCGACGCGGCAGCGCTCCTCACGCCGGATGAGCTCGCCGCGATTCGCACGACTCGAAACATCGCGGCGCATGCCGGGTACGGCAGCATGAACGACGATCTATTTTGGATTGCCGTCACGCGCCGCGTCCCAGAGATCATCCGGCGCCTGCTCGAGGCTTAG
- a CDS encoding DEAD/DEAH box helicase has translation MANKRGGYRAAKNYDPSAGKPSGKRRATKGGQSAPKRADGVAGGGGRSKSGASGAGYAKPSSSSSGHSKSARSGAGRSGSGRSEQPRPRTKPQPRDERVTSNSEHAAPKPRPRRERAGQGSNGLIDASTQLPAGEEPTRKPREDRVLERLDAKVTTAADAEGVSFADLGLDPRLVDALAELGAHEPFPIQVATIPDALGGKHVLGRGRTGSGKTIAFGAALVQRLFWMHGKRKKGVGRPPLALILVPTRELALQLDRTIQPLARALGMFTTQIYGGVAYTKQNTSLKRGVDIVIGTPGRVEDLERRGNLDLSQVAVTVLDEADEMSSMGFIDSVERILDRTKPTGQRMLFSATLDAAVLDLVAGYMPNPSVHELDEDAVGEIEHRVLIVERRDREPVLAQLAGSGGRVLIFRRMRAGAEELAIALREHGVDAVALHGDLSQPERTANLEQFTNGRVNVLVATDVAARGIHVDDVRLVVQADPPDEYKTYLHRAGRTGRAGNRGIVVTLVQPGRQRRMTELLERAEIDAPMIPASPGSASLDEFAE, from the coding sequence ATGGCAAATAAACGAGGCGGCTACCGCGCGGCGAAGAACTACGACCCCTCGGCTGGGAAGCCCTCGGGGAAGCGTCGTGCAACCAAGGGTGGGCAGTCGGCGCCCAAGCGTGCGGATGGTGTCGCGGGCGGCGGCGGACGCTCGAAGTCCGGTGCGTCTGGGGCTGGGTATGCAAAGCCGTCCTCGTCGAGTTCCGGGCACTCGAAGTCGGCGCGCTCAGGTGCAGGTCGCTCGGGCTCCGGTCGCTCGGAGCAGCCGCGGCCCCGCACCAAGCCTCAGCCTCGCGACGAGCGGGTGACGTCGAATAGCGAACATGCCGCGCCCAAGCCGCGCCCCCGACGCGAGCGCGCCGGCCAGGGCTCAAACGGCCTGATCGACGCGAGCACGCAGTTGCCCGCAGGGGAGGAGCCGACCCGGAAGCCCCGCGAGGACCGCGTCCTTGAGCGGCTCGACGCCAAAGTCACGACCGCCGCGGATGCGGAGGGCGTCTCGTTCGCCGACCTCGGCCTCGATCCTCGCCTCGTGGACGCGCTGGCTGAGCTGGGCGCGCACGAGCCGTTCCCGATTCAGGTCGCGACGATTCCGGACGCGCTCGGCGGCAAGCACGTGCTTGGCCGCGGTCGCACCGGTTCCGGCAAGACGATCGCGTTCGGCGCGGCGCTCGTGCAGCGACTGTTCTGGATGCACGGCAAGCGGAAGAAGGGCGTCGGTCGCCCACCGCTCGCGCTCATCCTCGTGCCGACGCGCGAGCTCGCCCTGCAGCTCGACCGCACGATTCAACCGCTTGCCCGCGCGCTCGGTATGTTCACGACGCAGATCTACGGTGGCGTCGCCTACACGAAGCAGAACACGTCGCTCAAGCGTGGGGTCGACATCGTGATTGGTACCCCGGGCCGTGTCGAGGATCTCGAACGCCGCGGCAACCTCGACCTCTCGCAGGTCGCCGTCACGGTGCTCGACGAGGCCGACGAAATGAGTTCGATGGGCTTCATCGACTCGGTCGAGCGCATCCTCGATCGCACGAAGCCGACCGGGCAGCGGATGCTGTTCTCGGCCACGCTCGACGCCGCGGTCCTCGACCTGGTCGCGGGCTACATGCCGAACCCCTCGGTACACGAGCTCGACGAGGATGCGGTGGGCGAGATCGAGCACCGCGTCCTGATCGTCGAGCGGCGCGACCGCGAGCCGGTGCTCGCGCAGCTCGCGGGCTCGGGCGGTCGCGTGCTCATTTTCCGGCGGATGCGCGCGGGGGCCGAGGAGCTCGCGATCGCGCTGCGGGAACACGGCGTCGACGCGGTTGCCCTGCACGGTGACCTCTCGCAACCGGAGCGCACGGCAAACCTAGAGCAGTTCACGAACGGTCGCGTGAATGTACTGGTGGCCACCGACGTCGCGGCGCGCGGCATTCACGTCGATGACGTGCGCCTCGTCGTCCAAGCCGATCCGCCCGACGAGTACAAGACGTACCTGCACCGCGCCGGCCGCACCGGCCGCGCGGGTAACCGCGGAATTGTCGTCACGCTCGTGCAACCCGGCCGCCAACGCCGCATGACCGAGCTGCTCGAACGCGCCGAGATCGACGCGCCGATGATCCCCGCGAGCCCAGGCAGCGCATCCCTAGACGAGTTCGCCGAGTAG
- a CDS encoding helix-turn-helix domain-containing protein, whose product MARFDLSRASELVRRARLDAGLAQSELARRAGIRQPSLAQIESGTRGISDEMLERILKAADYRPSLPLAELADSIATAAGRHGLSNVRVFGSTVRGEDHFDSDIDLLVTPSSSTDLFDLALFANEVRELTGFHADVIVDAELSLASDSSTLEAVPL is encoded by the coding sequence ATGGCAAGGTTTGACCTCAGTCGCGCGAGCGAGCTCGTTCGTCGGGCCCGGCTGGATGCGGGGCTCGCACAGTCGGAACTCGCGCGCCGCGCGGGCATCCGGCAACCAAGCCTTGCCCAAATCGAGTCAGGAACAAGAGGAATATCCGACGAGATGCTCGAGCGTATCCTTAAAGCCGCCGACTACCGCCCGTCCCTCCCCCTCGCCGAACTTGCCGATTCAATCGCCACGGCCGCGGGTCGACACGGGCTCTCGAACGTGCGCGTATTCGGCTCAACCGTGCGCGGCGAGGACCACTTTGACAGCGATATCGACCTGCTCGTCACGCCGTCCTCGAGCACCGACTTGTTCGACCTCGCTCTGTTTGCGAACGAAGTGCGCGAACTCACCGGGTTTCATGCGGATGTTATCGTGGACGCCGAGCTTTCCCTCGCCAGCGATTCGTCAACACTTGAGGCGGTGCCGCTGTGA
- a CDS encoding type II toxin-antitoxin system RelE family toxin, translating to MAYTIELRPAALRALRKLDKQDQPRIRGAIALLAADPRPPDMKVLRGRNGYRIRVGNYHILYTIEDSRLLVVVVTLGHRRQV from the coding sequence GTGGCCTACACGATTGAGCTACGGCCCGCCGCGTTACGTGCACTGCGGAAGCTCGACAAACAGGATCAGCCGCGGATTCGCGGCGCAATCGCATTGCTCGCCGCGGACCCACGTCCGCCCGATATGAAAGTCTTGCGCGGGCGTAACGGCTACCGAATTCGGGTCGGCAATTACCACATCCTTTACACGATCGAGGATTCCAGACTCTTGGTGGTCGTCGTGACGCTTGGGCATCGGCGACAGGTTTAA
- a CDS encoding efflux RND transporter permease subunit — MHRLARLSLTNRALIALITVTIAFFGVTSMTSLKQELIPSISLPQVSVITTYPGASPEIVDNDVTGPIESALQGLQGLEETTTVSSAGSSMVFASFTYGTDIVYAEQRIQQALNRIDGQLPEDSDSSVMSGGVDDLPVIQLAVTGGDAIAVAEHLRVETIGELRSLEGVRAVDLYGDRSERITITPDQEALAANGLTIESITDTLENAGVLVPAGQITEGGETLTVQAGHVVEDVADLAEMPVLGAEVPESGDVVTLDTVADLERNYDPIDSISRVNGEDALTLSITKRPDANTVEVSDAVVAALPELEEELSAAVGEDVQIVVGVDQAPFIVQSIDTLVNEGLLGLLFAVIVIFVFLLSFRATIITAISIPTSLLVTFIGLQFAGYSLNMLTLGALTIAIGRVVDDSIVVVENIRRHLSLHPTASLRGRERVEVISDAVREVASAVTASTISTVAVYVPIMFVADITGELFRPFAFTSALAMIASLLVSLTIVPVLAYWFMGGSKVRGQVPAIGGAGKHAAPVEEHTGGIEVDEPVEVASTRSTGEAAVASTNSTTEPEYVSTAYAHVTVAERDAALEQAESEPRNWLQRIFEPILGWVIRRPWATLAGALVVLIGTGAMVPLLTTNFLGSAGQNTFQLSQELPANASIDVLSDEAAKVESVLDEYDEIELVQLSYGSDPFSAMFGGGSNSAQFSVTVDPDADADALQAELVKFFEERTDLGQVTVGYAGGGFSDEVTVRVSAPDLEVLAEAEALVMPALADTAGVTQAVSDLDETRPYVRLNIDQAEAARLGLSEVAIGGQIAQALQPVQVGQVMMDGQAMNIYFEGGQEPPQSVAELEDLEIQVGPTTVPLSDLADIEVVDGPVAINASSGTPYVEIAVSTDSEDLGGLSAAIQESLDGVELPAGASAELAGTAADQQAAFQQLGLALLAAILIVYIVMVATFKSLLQPFLLLISIPFAATGAILLQVASGIPLGVASLIGVLMLIGIVVTNAIVLIDLVNQYRRRGLTVREATFAGGSRRVRPIIMTALATILALVPMAIGVGGHGGFISQPMAIVVIGGLLSSTLLTLIVLPALYVVVEGALEKRAMKRQERNEQRLREEGLVE; from the coding sequence GTGCATCGCCTCGCCAGACTCAGCCTGACCAACCGTGCGTTGATCGCGCTCATCACCGTGACGATCGCCTTTTTCGGCGTCACTTCGATGACCTCGCTCAAGCAGGAACTCATCCCGTCGATCTCGCTGCCGCAGGTCTCCGTCATCACGACGTACCCCGGCGCATCCCCCGAGATCGTCGACAACGACGTGACGGGGCCGATCGAGTCGGCGCTGCAGGGGCTGCAGGGCCTCGAGGAGACAACGACCGTCTCGAGTGCGGGCTCCTCGATGGTGTTCGCGAGCTTCACCTACGGCACCGACATCGTCTATGCCGAGCAGCGCATCCAGCAAGCGCTCAACCGCATCGATGGCCAGCTGCCGGAGGACTCGGACTCGAGCGTCATGTCGGGCGGCGTCGACGACCTGCCGGTGATTCAGCTCGCGGTGACGGGTGGGGATGCGATCGCGGTCGCGGAGCACCTGCGCGTCGAGACGATAGGCGAGCTGCGCTCGCTCGAGGGCGTGCGCGCGGTCGACCTTTATGGCGACCGATCCGAGCGGATCACGATCACGCCCGATCAGGAGGCGCTCGCGGCGAACGGGCTCACGATCGAGTCGATCACGGACACGCTCGAGAACGCGGGCGTGCTCGTGCCCGCGGGGCAGATCACGGAGGGCGGCGAGACCCTCACGGTGCAGGCGGGGCACGTAGTCGAGGACGTCGCCGACCTCGCCGAGATGCCGGTGCTCGGCGCCGAAGTTCCCGAGAGTGGAGACGTCGTCACTCTCGACACCGTCGCCGATCTCGAACGTAATTACGACCCCATCGATAGCATTTCGCGCGTGAACGGCGAGGATGCGCTGACCCTGTCGATCACGAAGCGGCCCGACGCCAACACGGTCGAGGTTTCGGATGCGGTGGTCGCGGCCCTGCCCGAACTCGAGGAAGAGCTCAGCGCGGCCGTCGGTGAGGATGTCCAGATCGTCGTCGGTGTCGACCAGGCGCCGTTCATCGTGCAGTCGATCGACACGCTCGTGAACGAGGGCCTGCTCGGCCTGCTCTTCGCCGTGATCGTCATCTTCGTGTTCCTGCTGTCGTTCCGCGCGACGATCATCACCGCGATTTCGATCCCGACCTCGCTGCTTGTGACGTTTATCGGGCTGCAGTTCGCGGGCTACTCGCTGAACATGCTCACGCTAGGCGCGCTCACGATCGCGATCGGCCGGGTCGTCGATGACTCGATCGTGGTGGTCGAGAACATCCGTCGTCACCTTTCCCTGCATCCGACCGCCTCGCTGCGTGGCCGGGAGCGTGTGGAGGTCATCTCGGATGCCGTGCGCGAGGTTGCCTCGGCGGTGACGGCGTCGACGATCTCGACCGTTGCGGTGTACGTGCCGATCATGTTCGTCGCCGACATCACGGGCGAGCTCTTCCGGCCGTTCGCGTTCACGAGCGCGCTCGCGATGATCGCGTCGCTGCTCGTGTCGCTCACGATCGTGCCGGTGCTCGCGTATTGGTTCATGGGCGGCTCGAAGGTGCGCGGGCAGGTACCCGCGATCGGGGGCGCCGGGAAGCACGCGGCTCCCGTCGAGGAGCACACCGGGGGCATCGAGGTCGACGAGCCTGTCGAGGTGGCTTCGACAAGATCAACCGGCGAGGCGGCGGTGGCTTCGACAAACTCAACCACCGAGCCCGAATACGTCTCGACCGCCTACGCGCACGTCACCGTCGCCGAGCGCGACGCGGCGCTCGAGCAGGCCGAGTCTGAGCCGCGTAACTGGTTGCAGCGGATCTTCGAGCCCATCCTGGGTTGGGTGATCCGCCGTCCGTGGGCCACGCTCGCGGGCGCGCTGGTCGTCCTGATCGGTACCGGTGCGATGGTGCCGTTGCTCACCACGAACTTCCTCGGCTCTGCCGGGCAAAACACCTTCCAGCTCTCGCAGGAGCTGCCGGCCAACGCATCCATCGACGTCCTAAGCGACGAGGCAGCGAAGGTCGAGTCCGTGCTGGATGAGTACGACGAGATCGAGCTCGTGCAGCTCAGCTACGGCTCCGATCCGTTCAGCGCGATGTTCGGCGGCGGCTCGAATTCGGCCCAGTTCTCGGTGACGGTCGATCCGGATGCGGACGCGGATGCGCTGCAGGCCGAGCTTGTCAAGTTCTTCGAAGAGCGCACCGACCTCGGTCAGGTCACCGTCGGCTATGCGGGTGGCGGCTTCTCGGATGAGGTGACCGTGCGCGTTTCGGCGCCCGACCTGGAGGTGCTCGCCGAAGCCGAAGCACTCGTGATGCCCGCGCTCGCGGATACCGCGGGCGTCACACAGGCCGTGAGCGACCTCGACGAGACGCGTCCCTACGTGCGGCTGAACATTGATCAGGCGGAGGCCGCGCGCCTCGGGCTGAGCGAGGTCGCGATCGGCGGTCAGATCGCGCAGGCGCTGCAGCCCGTGCAAGTCGGTCAGGTCATGATGGACGGCCAGGCGATGAACATCTACTTCGAGGGTGGCCAGGAGCCGCCGCAAAGCGTCGCCGAGCTCGAGGATCTCGAGATTCAGGTCGGCCCGACCACGGTGCCGCTGAGCGATCTCGCGGATATCGAGGTGGTCGACGGGCCCGTGGCGATCAATGCATCCTCGGGCACTCCGTATGTCGAGATCGCGGTGTCGACCGACAGTGAGGACCTCGGGGGGCTCAGCGCTGCGATCCAGGAATCGCTCGACGGCGTCGAGTTGCCGGCCGGCGCATCCGCCGAGCTTGCGGGCACGGCGGCCGACCAGCAGGCGGCGTTCCAGCAACTTGGGCTGGCGCTCCTCGCCGCGATCCTGATCGTCTATATCGTGATGGTCGCGACGTTCAAGAGCCTGCTGCAGCCGTTCCTGCTGCTCATCTCGATTCCGTTCGCCGCGACCGGCGCGATCCTGCTGCAGGTCGCATCCGGCATCCCCCTCGGCGTCGCGTCGCTCATTGGCGTGCTGATGCTGATCGGTATCGTCGTGACCAACGCGATCGTGTTGATCGACCTCGTGAACCAGTACCGCCGTCGCGGGCTCACTGTGCGGGAGGCGACGTTTGCGGGCGGCAGCCGGCGTGTGCGCCCGATCATCATGACCGCGCTCGCGACGATCCTCGCGCTCGTGCCGATGGCAATCGGCGTCGGCGGGCACGGCGGGTTCATCTCGCAGCCGATGGCGATCGTCGTGATCGGTGGCCTGTTGTCGTCGACGCTGCTGACGCTGATCGTGCTGCCGGCGCTGTACGTCGTGGTCGAGGGTGCGCTCGAGAAGCGCGCGATGAAGCGGCAGGAGCGCAACGAGCAGAGGCTGCGCGAAGAGGGGCTCGTGGAGTAG
- a CDS encoding DUF4097 family beta strand repeat-containing protein yields the protein MAIEQWHVDTPKTIDLELVRHVRVNMMGGSVNVMTHDLPSTRVEVSSLTGRDMKIAIDGDNLIIDHPQLGWGSLGESARTLVDPPKATVSILVPKSVSVNVKATSADVLVTGIDGDISITTIGGEHFMDSTSGKLHLTSAGGELSVRGHAGAVEARTATGDVTVTGKITSFDGNTISGSTVIDLASEDASPASISNASVSGATTVRLPENTNASYQFATVATKVQVGELIVDPQYGKVARYEAPIPGEPITDIRLSTVAGRITVIGGLPVSTGASGAAAGAGEADAQAGSGAQADSSAQAGSNAQAPGRFATDLGNGGGAASGTAAGTGAGAGSAAGPSGAATADAADGGAAQATGTQATAAPASWAVPWNNNIDLENAPRVEGNVVPPAEGAAPATHGEPPAGTHTAAAAAGNTSNPRQPAGDSPVSPEDEKPESEEQR from the coding sequence GTGGCCATCGAACAGTGGCATGTCGACACCCCAAAGACCATCGATCTCGAACTCGTCCGTCACGTCCGCGTCAACATGATGGGCGGCTCCGTCAACGTCATGACGCACGACCTCCCCTCGACCCGTGTCGAGGTTTCCTCGCTGACCGGTCGCGACATGAAGATCGCGATCGACGGCGACAACCTCATCATCGACCACCCGCAGCTTGGCTGGGGATCGCTCGGCGAATCCGCGCGCACGCTCGTCGACCCACCCAAGGCGACCGTGAGCATCCTCGTGCCGAAGAGCGTGAGCGTCAACGTCAAGGCGACGAGCGCGGACGTGCTCGTCACCGGCATCGACGGCGACATCTCGATCACGACGATCGGCGGCGAGCACTTCATGGACAGCACGTCCGGCAAGCTGCACCTCACATCGGCCGGCGGCGAGCTCAGCGTGCGCGGCCACGCTGGCGCCGTCGAGGCCCGCACCGCGACCGGTGACGTCACGGTGACCGGCAAGATCACGAGCTTCGATGGCAACACGATCTCGGGCTCGACCGTGATCGATCTCGCGAGTGAGGATGCATCCCCCGCCTCGATCTCGAACGCCTCGGTCTCGGGCGCGACGACCGTGCGCCTCCCCGAGAACACGAACGCAAGCTACCAGTTCGCGACCGTCGCGACGAAGGTGCAGGTTGGCGAGCTGATCGTCGACCCGCAGTACGGCAAGGTCGCGCGCTACGAGGCGCCGATCCCCGGCGAGCCGATCACCGACATTCGCCTCAGCACGGTTGCTGGCCGCATCACCGTCATCGGCGGGCTGCCCGTTTCGACCGGTGCTAGCGGCGCTGCTGCTGGTGCCGGTGAGGCGGATGCGCAGGCCGGTTCGGGCGCGCAGGCCGACTCGAGTGCGCAGGCCGGTTCGAATGCGCAGGCACCTGGGCGGTTTGCCACCGACCTCGGCAACGGCGGCGGCGCTGCTAGTGGTACCGCTGCTGGTACTGGTGCCGGTGCAGGTTCGGCTGCCGGCCCAAGCGGCGCTGCTACGGCTGACGCCGCAGACGGCGGCGCCGCCCAGGCGACCGGGACACAAGCTACGGCCGCACCTGCATCGTGGGCGGTTCCGTGGAACAACAATATTGACCTCGAGAACGCGCCGCGTGTGGAGGGCAACGTTGTCCCGCCGGCCGAGGGCGCGGCTCCCGCGACTCACGGCGAGCCGCCAGCAGGCACGCACACCGCCGCCGCGGCTGCGGGCAACACCTCGAACCCCCGGCAGCCCGCCGGTGACAGCCCGGTGAGCCCCGAGGACGAAAAACCAGAGAGCGAGGAACAGCGATGA